Part of the Bacteroidales bacterium genome is shown below.
TTAGCAGATCTTTTACGGTCATTGATTTCATAAGATCGCTGATAGTATCGGGCAGAGAGGCAGGAAAGAAAGAGACTACCTTATCGGTCAGCTTAAGTCTGTTTTCAGAAACTGCAAGTCCGATTGCGGTTGCAGTAAAAGTTTTACTGGCAGAATACATTATATGTTTAAGATCGGGCCCGTAAGGATTCCACCAGCCTTCAGCAACAACTTTGCCATGCCTGATAAACATAAAACTATGAATCTCTGTCTTCCCTGTGTCTATTGCATTTACAAAGTCAATAATACCTTTAGAGGATATACCCTCCTGCTCCGGTGTGCTCCTTTGCAACCTGACTGAGGTTTGTCCCTGTGAATTTACTATCAGACAGCAGCCAAGTATCAGTATAAGGAATGATCTGTTTAAATTTCTCATATCAGATAACATTTTATATAATTAGTTAGTATTCTATTTGAAAAGCAACGGTGCAAATTCGTTCAGGCTTCTTCTCCATGTAAGCCATTCATGATCAGTCCCAGGAGATTCGTAATAAACATGCTTTATCCCGGCAGCTGAAAGAGCCAGATGAAAGCCATTAACTGCCTTGTACATGTTCTGAGCTTCAGCAGTACCTATTCCGATCCATAAAAGTTTTACCTTTTTATTGAATGCAGCAGCATCAGCAAGAACACCGTTATAATCTTTATTTACATCGAGACCTGCTCCGCTGAACCTCCCTGCACCACTGAATCCTCCTATGTGCGAAAACTTATCTAGATTTGACATTGTAATCTGGATAGTCTGCATTCCGCCCATAGAGAGTCCGGCCATTGCTCTGTGTTCCCTGTCGGAAAGAGTCCTGAAATTTGAATCAATAAAAGGAATGAGATCCTTTATTACAACCTCTTCAAATGCAGAGGGACCGGAAGGCTGCTGCCCGGGTACCGGAGCCGGAGTTCCGGGCCTAATTGCATAACCCTGATCCATAACTATTAACATCGGAACGGCTTTCCCTTCAGCAATAAGATTGTCCATTATGATATCGGCTTTACCCTGAACGCTCCATCCCCTCTCATCTTCACCCGAACCATGCTGGAGGTATAGTACAGGATATTTTTTGTCAAGATTGCTGTTATATTCCGGCGGGCAATAGACAAAACAGCGTCTCCAGGCCTGTGTTACATTTGAGAAGTACCATTTCTGACGTACATCGCCATGAGGTACATTCTTAAGAGAATAGTAAGTAACACCGGCTTCAGGAACCTCAATACCGCTCGACATCTTGCCCCAACCAAAAAAAGATTCGCTGGCAGGATCAGAAACAGTTACACCATCGATAATGAAGAAATAGTAATGAAAACCAGGTACCAATGGTTCAGTAGTAATTGTCCAAATTCCATTTTCACCCTTCACCATATCAAAGACCTTTCCCAGCTGCAGTTGCACTTTCTGTGCATCAGGAGCTTTCACCTGAAATATTGCTCTGAGATCGGAGGTAATTCTTGGATACTGTGCACCTCTGACATTTGATGCTGCAGGCTGAGTGTCAGGGGGAAGCTGTACTGTCTGACCAGAACAAATTGAATTTCCCAGAATAAAAAGCAGTAAAAGACCGAGTAACTTTTTCATTGCATGATAGATTAAGTGTATTTTTTACATTTATTTATAGAGTCAGTTTATCATTATTCCCTTTGTGTTAGTTAGTGTATCCCGATAGTTATCTGGACTTTGTACCCTTTGTGGTTAAATGGTTTTAACTATTATTTCACAGCCAATTTATACCATTTAATTGCATTCCGGCTATATATTTTATCTACGATATTTTTCGGGAGCTGAAGTCCCTTGAAAGTTCCTCTGAACTGAGGGGCAGTCATCTCTTCATCAGATGTGAAATACTTCCAGTCAGCTGTCCATGTTTCATGCATTCGCTTCTTAAATCCATCGGGATTACTGCTTCCGCTATAGCCTGCATCTGTGCCATACAGCAGCCTGTCCTGGTATTTGATGCAGAAATTGCGAACTCTCTCCCGGTCGCTGGCTGACTGATACTGAAGGTGGCAGATCCTGGCAGACATATCGACTGCCAGATTCGGGAACCTGTCGAGTCGGGCGGCAATGGAATCAACATTCCATTCGAAACTGGCAAGATGGCATCCTATAAAAGTAAGATCGGGATGTTTCTTAAGAAGGTTATCGCGGGCACTCATCTGATCCTCGTATGAAGGATACTCGGGATGGAGATACATATGGTATTGCGGATTTCTCGCAAAATAACTGCTGTCGCTGCTCACAGTCATTTCTTCCAGTGGGAGCCAGCAGTTTCTTGGTTCACCGAGATGACCTGTAATTGGCAGTCCTTTATAAATAATGTATTTAATTATGTCATCAAGACGCGGATCATCTATCATTATGAATTTACCGGTCCGGTCTCTGACAGTCATTCCAACGTTTTTCCAGATTTTAACTGAGATTGCCCCGCCTGCAATTCCGTTCTGAATCTCAGTCTGCGTGTTCATTATCCATTCCATAGATCCAAAATCAGTTGTATCGAATACAAATGAGGACCCATAAAATACTTTTCCCGGGTGCTTTTCAACAGTTTTCAGTGCATAGTCAAGCTGGCTGGCCATGTTTGCCGAATCGCCATGATCGACGCCAAGAGTAATAAGCAAAAAGTTATCTGCTTCCGCCTGATCCTCAAACGCTCCATCATCGCTATTGATGTGTATGTGAGAATCTATTTTCAACACCTTTTGATAATCCTCAGCGGTGTAATATTCTGTCTGGCAGCCTGCAATCACTAAGACTGCAATAACAATAAGTGCAGATTTTACTTTCATTTGTCAGGAGGTTTTGGTCACCAATAAAAGTAATAAAAAAAGAAGATCACAGAAATAAATCTGTGATCTTCGATTATTATTTAACACGGATTTAAGTCCGTGATAATTCACTCTATTTCTTCAGAGGCATTTTAACATAATCAGCATAGTTCAGAAAATCGATACTTTTCTGGCAGCTGACAAAGTTTGTGAAGTTATATCTTTCAACCTCAACAACGCCATATTTCATTCCTGAAATTTTAGCACCCTTCCATATAGCAGCAAAATCCATCATGCCGCTTGCGCCAATCTCTTCCTTATCTTTAATGTGCCATAGTTCGAAACGGCCAGGATATTTGTTGAAATAATCAACAGGATTTGCACCGCCTACAACTGCCCAGTAGAGGTCAATCTCGAACATTACTTTTGAAGGATCTGTATTTTCAAGCATATATTCATACATCACTTTTCCATCAAGCTTTGTAGAAAATTCCTTGTCATGATTGTGATAACCAAAACGTATTCCTTTTGCATTGCACATTGCTCCCACTTCGTTGAAATAGTCGCAATAAGCTTTTAGTCCTTCAAGACTTTTATATGCTGTTCCTCCCATCGAAGGCTGAACAATATATTTCGCTCCTGCGGCAACGTGAGCATCGATACAGGTTGCCCACCATTCCATAGTTTTTGCTTTGTTTGCTGCATCAGGCACACTCTGTCCGGTATGCGAACTCAGAACAGTCAGTTTATTGGCTTTGCATAATTCTTTAAAAGCAACAGGGTCCATGCCGTAAAATTTACCATTTGCATAACCTGCCGGTTCAACAAATTTGTAACCCATTTCATTCACTCTTCTGATTGTGTAGGGTACATTTTTATTGATTGAGTCGCGTAATGAGTATAACTGAAGTCCAATAAACTTCTGAGCAGGTTTCTTGAATGAATAACTTGCTGTAAGTATCAGGCCGGTCAGTGCAGCCAATAGAACAATTGTAAATAAACTTCTTTTTTTCATTTTGGTCAGGTTTTAGAATTTTGACGAAAGATACATAAATAATTCAAAAATGACTAAAAGATGAAAGTGAGAATGGGAGAAACGGAGAAGATGTGAATGGGAGAAAAAGACTTGTCATCGTGCAGGAGCAGGACTTTCAACAATTGAAAAGAAAGAGTAACTTTGAAATATCAGCATTGTAATAACAATAAGTAAAATCTGTTTATATATGAAGTTCATTAATAAGTTATTGATTATTGAAACATTATTAATAATCCTTATTGTTTCAGGATGTAAAAATGATTTAAAGAATAGTCCCGCATTATCATTGCCGCAGTTTAAATTAATTCCGGCAGATACCTTTTTCTTCAATTCATTTGTCGATTGCAATATGGCAGAGGCCTGGGTTGGAGATACATTCCGCATTTTTCCCGGGAAATACGGGGAGGATCCGCTATGGGATCCTGATGGAGGGGCACATCATCTTAAATATGCAGATGGTCGTAATTCACTGGAGGCATTTTTAAGCAGAGCTGAAGATTTTACTGAACCAGACCTTCCTCCTAATGTTCCTCCCGGATCTGAAGGACTGCACGGAGCAATTTGGTTCGAAACGGTCTATCAGGATACAAGCGATAACAGCGGAAGAACACTTTATGCAGTTTACCATAATGAAAACTATCCTTCAACACTACCATATGATGAAG
Proteins encoded:
- a CDS encoding amidohydrolase family protein, which gives rise to MKVKSALIVIAVLVIAGCQTEYYTAEDYQKVLKIDSHIHINSDDGAFEDQAEADNFLLITLGVDHGDSANMASQLDYALKTVEKHPGKVFYGSSFVFDTTDFGSMEWIMNTQTEIQNGIAGGAISVKIWKNVGMTVRDRTGKFIMIDDPRLDDIIKYIIYKGLPITGHLGEPRNCWLPLEEMTVSSDSSYFARNPQYHMYLHPEYPSYEDQMSARDNLLKKHPDLTFIGCHLASFEWNVDSIAARLDRFPNLAVDMSARICHLQYQSASDRERVRNFCIKYQDRLLYGTDAGYSGSSNPDGFKKRMHETWTADWKYFTSDEEMTAPQFRGTFKGLQLPKNIVDKIYSRNAIKWYKLAVK
- a CDS encoding esterase gives rise to the protein MKKLLGLLLLFILGNSICSGQTVQLPPDTQPAASNVRGAQYPRITSDLRAIFQVKAPDAQKVQLQLGKVFDMVKGENGIWTITTEPLVPGFHYYFFIIDGVTVSDPASESFFGWGKMSSGIEVPEAGVTYYSLKNVPHGDVRQKWYFSNVTQAWRRCFVYCPPEYNSNLDKKYPVLYLQHGSGEDERGWSVQGKADIIMDNLIAEGKAVPMLIVMDQGYAIRPGTPAPVPGQQPSGPSAFEEVVIKDLIPFIDSNFRTLSDREHRAMAGLSMGGMQTIQITMSNLDKFSHIGGFSGAGRFSGAGLDVNKDYNGVLADAAAFNKKVKLLWIGIGTAEAQNMYKAVNGFHLALSAAGIKHVYYESPGTDHEWLTWRRSLNEFAPLLFK
- a CDS encoding sugar phosphate isomerase/epimerase, which encodes MKKRSLFTIVLLAALTGLILTASYSFKKPAQKFIGLQLYSLRDSINKNVPYTIRRVNEMGYKFVEPAGYANGKFYGMDPVAFKELCKANKLTVLSSHTGQSVPDAANKAKTMEWWATCIDAHVAAGAKYIVQPSMGGTAYKSLEGLKAYCDYFNEVGAMCNAKGIRFGYHNHDKEFSTKLDGKVMYEYMLENTDPSKVMFEIDLYWAVVGGANPVDYFNKYPGRFELWHIKDKEEIGASGMMDFAAIWKGAKISGMKYGVVEVERYNFTNFVSCQKSIDFLNYADYVKMPLKK